The genome window CATGACTTCATAGCTCAGTGTCATCTCAAAAATCATCAAAATAGACATCAGCGGCGCGTAGGTCGTGGCGGCCAGCAGCGCCCCCATGCCGACCACGGCATAGCTTGATACAGCAGATAAATCGCCCGCCGGAAACAAGGCATGCAGTCCGCTGGCATATAGCGCACCCAACGCCGCGCCTACAAATAGGGTTGGAGTGAATACCCCGCCCACCGCGCCCGATCCCACACTGGCGGCAGTGGCCACTATCTTCATCAACAGAATTGCCGCAACAGCCTGCCAAGCCCATTGCGTGTGCAGCATGCTGTTAACCACGCTATATCCATTGCCCCAGACTTGCGGATTGATGACGGACAGCGCGCCGACAACCAGGCCGCCCAGTGCCATCCGTGCCCACAGCGGGAAGGGCAGCCTGCCGAACACAAGACGCGATGCATCGAGAAAACGCAGAAACTGCGGCGCTGCCAGGCCCGCAATCACGCCCAGGCCAAGATAATTGATGACTTCCCAGCCCGAAACAAACTCAAAGTGCGGCATGTGGAACACCGCGTCGTAATGCAGGATCTGGCGCGTGACGATGTTCGCCACTACCGAAGACACGACAAGCGGCACCAGCGTGGCCGTGGAAATCACGCCGTAAACAATCTCTGAAATGAACAATGCGCCAGCAATTGGCGCGTTGTACGCCGACGTGATGCCGGCGGTGGCGCCACAAGCGACCAACAGCCGCAGATGGCGGGGCGGCAGCAGCAAAAAGCGCCCCGTCAGCGACGAAAACATGGCTGCCAGTTGCACCATGGGTCCTTCACGGCCTATGGATGCACCAGAACCGATGGAAAAGATAGACGACACGCTGCGGGCGATGGTCTGCCGAAAACCAATGACTCCGCGGCCGATGGATATGGCTTCCATATAGTCGGCAGCCCCGCGTTTGGGCAACCATTTAGCGGCCATTTGCAGGATGACACCCGCAATCGCGCCCCCTACGGCGGGTATCAGGAAACGTTGCCAGGGGTCTAAACCACGCGCCAACGACACCATTCCGTGCGGCGCATCTTCCCCGCCCAGCACCATCTGTGTCCAGTCCAAGAGCTCACGGAAAACAACGGTCGCGAGTGCGCCGAAGAGTCCCATGAGGGCCGCCGCGCAGAGCGTTGCCGGCAAATTATCAGCCAATAAACGGCCTCTGAGCGCGTTCAACCACGCCCATTTCCTGCTTCTGATTTCTCTAGCCATGGCCGGATTCTACGGCGGAATCTGCTCACTTTTTGTTCAGTCCCCTGTAATGAATTAGCCGATATGAGCCCTCAAGTCCCTGGTTCCAAACGCGTCTCCTGGGTCGTTTTAGAGACCCTGAGAGGGCAGAAATACGGGTAGGCAACGGGCTGTTTTTCAGGGTAAAAGTGCCGATCCCGACCCCCGTTTCCAGAAATCAGCCTGTGGATAACTCCTAAGTAGCCAAGTTGTGCACAGTGTGTGGACGCATGTTGAACAAGCCGGGTTTTTTGGGGGGGTCCGAAATGTTGTCCAACTTCAACTTTTTTCCCACACAGAGTTCTTGCACAGGCAAAAACGGCTGCAAGCTGATGAAAAGAATGAGGTTTTCAAGGTTAAGGTAGTTATCCACAGGCCTTATTAATCATTAGTCTTTATATAAAGAGAAATAAAGGAAAAGCCAAACATGCTTTCCCATTCCGCCCAGCCACTCCCCCCCGGACTCCGTCCATGCGCATCCTTCTGATAGAAGACGAAGCCGAACTTGCCCGTTGGCTTTCCAGAAGTCTGGCCAGACATGCGGGCTTCGTCGTTGAATGGGCTGATGACGGACTGGTTGCCGAAAGAAGGCTGGCCGTCGAAGAATTTGATGCGGTCATCCTTGATCTCGGACTTCCGGGCATGGATGGCCATACTTTGCTGGCGAAGATTCGCGCGCGAGACGACCGTACGCCGGTGTTGGTCTTGACCGCGCGCGATTCACTAGCCGAAAAAATCGGAACACTTCACCAGGGAGCAGACGATTTCCTGCCGAAACCGTTTGTTGTGGAAGAGTTGGAAGCGCGATTGATCGCACTGATCAGACGCAGCCGGGGACGCGAACATCCAAGGCTTGCTCTGGGAAACCTGGTTTTTGAGACGGCTTCGCAAAAATTTTCTGTCTTGGGACAGACTTTGCAGTTATCCCCACGTGAACATGCCGTTCTACGAGTACTGATCCAGAAAAGTGGCGAACCGATCAACAAGCAGCAAATTCTTGACCGCATCCTGACGGACGATGCAGATATCAACCTGGAAGCCATCGAGGTTCTGGTTCACCGTTTGCGCAAAAAATTGGCAGATACCGATGTGCAAATTGTGACCATGCGGGGCATGGGCTACTGCCTGGAGAACCTTGTTGACAACTAGAAGTCCGAAAAAAATCGCTTTTTTTTCGGCGAAAAAACGCAATCGGACGCTGAAAACGCAGTTGCTCTGGTGGCTGATACCGACTTTGGTGTTGGTGATGATGGGTGCGTTGTGGCTATCGAACCACCAGCTGCGCAACCAGATCGACAATGCCTACGACCGTTCACTTTCTGGAGCGCTTCGCGCGATCGACCACAACATATCCACAGCTAGCGGTGGATTAGCTATGGAGCAGCCTTATCTGATGCTCGAATTTTTCGAGCTTACGGCCAATGGAAGTGTTTTCTACCGAGTGGCAACGGAGGACGAGCTGGCCGAAATTGGTCATCCCGGCCTGCCCATGCCTGCCGAACCGCTGATATCTGGCGAACCGCGTTTTTTTTACGCGACCTATCAGGGGACGCCCGTCCGGGTTGCGGCGCTGGCTCGACCCATGGACCCGCCGCTGTACGCGAACAAAGGGGGACGGGTTATCGTGCAGGTCGCGGAAGGCCTGGATAGCCGTCAAGCCTTCCTGCATCAGGTGCTATTGCGCTCCGTTGAACGCGACCTTGCCGTGATCCTGATCAGCGTCCTGGTGATCATCCTGGGTGTTTTCATGGCGTTGCGGCCCCTCGAGAGACTTAGACAAGAGGTAGAAGGCCGATCTGGAGACGATTTAAGCCCCGTCAGCGCGTCCGACATGCCGGGTGAGGTCCTGCCCCTAGTTGCCGCTGTAAACCTCCACATGGCCCGTTTTGCGGCTCAGGCGAGGGTGCAGAGCCAGTTCCTGGACGATGCCTCGCACCAATTGCGGACGCCTTTATCGGTTTTGCGGACCCAAACCGCCTTTGCCCTGCGCGAAACAGACCCCCAGGAGGTCCGTACAGCCCTTCTGGCGATGCAAGAGGGCTTGGACAGGGCCGTACGCACCACGAACCAAATGCTCGCTCTGGCGCGCGCTAAGGACGCTTCGCTGGCCGATGGGGGGGTAATGCCAGAGCCGGTAGACCTGGTGGATCTGGCTGACGGCGTGATCCGCACGCTTTTACCGGCCGCCCGTGCCCGTCAACTCGACATCGGCCTGGAGGCTCATCAGCGCCCAGTCTTCGTCAGCGGAGCCGACTGGCTCTTGCGGGAAGCCGTCAGCAACCTGGTGGACAACGCTATCCGCTATACCTCCCATGGTGGTCAGGTCACTGTCACCGTAGAAGCGGATGCCAGTCAGGCCCGTCTGATCGTTCAGGACGACGGCCCGGGAATGTCGGCAGAAGACATCGCCCGTGCCTGTGTCCGATTTCGGCGGGGAGCAGCGGGCAAGAACAAGTCCGGAGCAGGCCTGGGATTGGCCATCGTGGGCACCATTGCCGAAACGCTGGGCGCCAAACTGGTTTTGGAAAATCGCGCGCCATTGCCGGGCTTGCGAGCGGCCTTGGTGTTTTCCCTGAAATCCGCCTCGGATGCTGCGCCGCGTCACGAAAACGGCCAAAGTTGAAAGGTGTTGGAAAGCTTCGGTTTTGTACGGTAGCGTCCGCTGGGCCCGTTAAGGCATGAAGCCGCCCGAGGGCACAACCAGCCAGACAAATACCTATAAAACTCGGAGACGCAAGAATGCAGACCAGCCAGAAGCTGCGCCTGGCCGCCTTGGCGGCGCTTGGCGCAATCACCCTTTCCCTGGGCGCGGCCCAAGCGGCCGACGAACCCCGGCGCCCCGAGTGCATCGCACCGGCCCAGCCTGGCGGCGGCTTTGACCTGACCTGCCGCCTGGCAACCGAAGGCTTGAAGCAGAGCGGCGCGCTCAAAAGCACCATGCGCATCGTTTACATGCCGGGCGGCATCGGAGCGGTTGCCTACAACAACATCGTGGCCCAGCATCCCAACGAGCCGGGCACGATCGTGGCGTTTTCCGGGGGATCGCTGCTTAATCTGGCCCAAGGCAAGTTCGGCAAATACAACGTCAACGACGTGCGCTGGCTGGCGGCGATCGGCACGGACTACGGCGTGGCCGTGGTCCGCAACGATTCCCCCTATACCGATCTGAAAAGCTTGATGGACGCTTTCAAGCAGGACCCGACCAAGATCGTGCTGGGTGCGGGCGGCACCGTAGGCAGCCAGGACTGGATGAAGGCGGCGTTAACGGCCAAGGCGGCTGGCGTGGACTTCAAGAAGATGCGCTTCGTGGCGTTCGAGGGCGGCGGCGAAGCCGTTACCGCGCTGCGCGGGGGTCACATTCAGGCTTATATGGGCGACGCCGCGGAAGCCTTCACCATGCTTGAAGGTGGCGCCCCCATTCGCGTGCTGGCAGTGTTCAACGATCAGCGTCTGCCGGGCAAACTCAGCACGGTCCCCACGGCCAAGGAACAGGGCTACGACATTGTCTGGCCCATCATCCGGGGTTTCTACGTGGGACCCAAGGTGTCGGACAGCGACTACCAGTTCTGGGTCAACGCGTTCAACCAGGCAACCGCGGCGCCCCAGTTTGAAAAACTGCGGCAGCAACAGGGCTTGTTCCCGTTCAACAAGACGGGGCCTGAGCTGGACGCCTACGTGAAGAACCAAGTCAAGGTGTACGGCGAACTGGCCGACTCGTTTGGTCTGATCAAGAAATAAGCGCGCCCTTCGGCCGCTGACGCTGCCGCCCATTGCCCTTTGATTGCACCCATGCCTCCTGCTTGTCCGGAGGTTACGGGCAGGGGCGCGCCGCAGAATCTGAAAACACCATGGCAACAACGCGAATTGATCGCGACTACAACGGAAGGTGATCATGAATGATCGAATCCTGGGCATCGGCGCACTGGCGCTCGCTGCCTTCATGACAGCGGCTGGGTGGGGCATCGAAGCCCCATTCGCGTACGAACCCGTGGGCCCGCGTGCCTTCCCGTTGCTTCTGGCCGCCATCATCGGTTTGTGCGGGCTGTGGCTGGTCTACAAAGGCGGCCACCGCACTGAAGCGAACCCGCCAGGAGCGAACGCGCGCATCGCGCTAATGATGGCGTTCACGGTGGCCTACGCCTTCCTGTTTCAGTGGCTGGGTTTTGTCATTGCGACGTCCCTGATGACGATTTTTGTCGGACGCTTGTTTGGAGGCGGATGGGTCAAGTGCGCCATTGGCGGCGTCGTCATGAGCCTTTTCTTTTTCGTGCTGTTCGACAAGGTGCTGGACGTCGTCCTGCCCGGCGGACTGCTGGAGACCTTGATATGAGCGGCATTCTTGATCATCTGTCGATTGGTTTTGGGGTGGCGTTTTCGCTCACCAATCTTCTGGTTGCGGCGATTGGGTCCTTCATCGGCACGATGGTGGGCGTGTTGCCTGGCCTGGGACCGGTGAACGGTGTGGCGATGCTGATACCCATCGCTTTTGCCATGAATCTTCCCCCGGAAACTGCGCTGATCCTGCTGGCTGCGGTGTACGTGGGGGCGGAGTACGGCGGCCGCATCACCGCCATTTTGTTGAATGTGCCGGGCGAAGCCAGCGCCATCATGACGACGTTGGATGGTTATCCACTGGCGCGTCAGGGGCTGGCCAATGTGGCGTTGTCGCTGTCTGCATGGTCTGCCTTTTTCGGTGCGATCGTGTCGGTGGTTGGCATTATCTTGCTGGCTCCTATGCTGGCGAAATGGGCATTGGCTTTTGGTCCTGCCGAGTACTTTGTATTGATGATTTTCGCGTTCTGCTGCCTGACAAGTCTGTTGGGAAAACAACCGGTAAAAGGCGTGCTGGCCGCGATGATCGGCCTGTCTATTTCGGTTGTTGGAGTGGATGCGAATTCGGGCGTGTACCGCTATACATTCGAGTCCGTGCATCTGGCTGATGGCATAGATTTTGTTGTCGTTGTCATTGCCTTGTTTGCTGTCAGCGAGATGTTGGAAATGCTGGAGAAAGTGATGGCCGGGCACAGTGTCGAGGTCAAGCCCAGCGGCCGCAAACTCTTCAATCTGAAAGAGATGGCGTTTACGTGGTGGAGCGTTGTACGCAGCGCATTGGTGGGCTTTGGCGTGGGTGTGCTACCAGGCGCTGGAGCCAGTGTGGCCGCAGCAGTTGCGTACTCGCAAGAAAAGCGCATCATCGAAGCGAAGGACCCGGACGCAAAGTTTGGCAAGGGCGACATGCGCGGTCTGGTCGCGCCAGAAGCCGCCGCCACCGCGTCTGCGATTGGCTCCTTCGTACCCATGCTGACGTTAGGCGTGCCGGGCTCTGGCACTACCGCAGTCATGATGGGTGCGCTCACGCTCTACAACATCACGCCGGGCCCTGTGCTGTTTGAAACCAAGCCCGAGCTTGTGTGGGGATTGATCGCGTCGCTGTTTGTCGCGAACGTACTGCTCTTCATCATGAACGTGCCGCTGGTCCGGTTCTTTTCTAAGGTCTTGTCCGTGCCTGGCTGGTTGATGGTGCCTGGCATTCTGTGCATCAGCTATATCGGCGTGTACGCGATCAACGCCGGGACGTTCGACTTGCTGCTGGTGGCGGGCATTGGCGCTTTGGGCTACTTCTTGCGCAAATTTGGCGTGCCCATGGCGCCGCTGGTGTTGGGCGTGGTGCTAGGCAACATGATGGAGCAGAATCTGCGCCGCGCGTTGTCGATGACCGATGGCGATGTAGGCGTGCTGTTCGCCAGCCCGGTGTCGATGGCATTGTGGGCGGGGGCGGCGGCAGTGGTGGTGGTGCCGCAGGTGTTGCGGCGCGTGCGCAGGGCTCGAAAGGTGGCGGCTGGAGCGGCTTGACGCAAAGCAATGCCGCGAATTTTCGGGGGCGCTGAAAGGCGCCCCTTGTCACGTGAGCCAAACCTCGTGCGGCATATCTCTTGCGGCGAACATGGGAAAGCGGCGGCGCCAGCCCGGATCGGCCGCAGCAATCCTGGGGGCGCAGGGAATTTATTTCCAATGACTATATACGAGTAATTGCTCGCATATAGTCATTGGACGGCAAAATTCCGTCAGACGTTGGCCAGTCGTTCCAAAGCCGCATCCAGCGTCGCGTCTTTCTTGGCAAAGCAAAAACGCACAATGCGGTGGTTGGACTCTGCCGCGTCGGGCTGGCGATAGAAGGCCGAGACCGGGATCACCGTGACGCCATGCTTGACCGTGAGGTCACGCGCGAAGTCGGCTTCATTCTGTTTCGAGATCTGGCTGTAGTCGGCCAACAAAAAGAAGGTGCCGGGGCTGGGCAATGGGCGGAAGCGGGTCTTGGCCAGGCCTTGCGACAGGCGGTCGCGCTTTTCCTGATAGAACGCCGGCAGGTCCAGATAGGGTTTGGGATCACGCATGAATTCCGCAAGGGCGAATTGCATGGGTGATGGCACGGTGAACACCATGAATTGGTGCACCTTGCGCAGTTCGGCGCTGAGCTGGCGCGGGGCGCAGCAGTAGCCGATCTTCCAGCCGGTGGTGTGATAGGTCTTGCCGAAGGAGGAAATCACGAAGGCGTGTTCGGCCAACAGCGGTCGCCGGGCAACGCTGGCATGCGGCTTGCCATCGAACACGATGTGTTCATAGACCTCGTCGGATACGAGCAGCACGCCGGTGTCGCGCACAATGGCTTCGAGCGCATCCAGGTCGCTTTCTTCAAGCACGGCGCCCGTTGGATTGTGCGGGAAGTTCAGCATCAGCAAACGCGTCTTGGACGTGATGGCGTCGCGCACACGCTGCCAATCGATGCGGTAGTAGGGGTCGGTCTCGGTAGGTGCGCGCAAAGGCACTGGGACGGCTGTGCCGCCCGCCAGACGGATCGCAGGCAGATAGGAGTCGTAGCAGGGTTCGATGACGACCACTTCGTCGCCGCTGCCCACCGCGGCCAGCACGGTAGCCATCAATGCTTCGGTGGCGCCGCTGGTGACGGTGATCTCGGTTTCAGGATCGTAGGCGTGACCATAGAGTTCGCGCGTCTTGGCAGCAATGGCTTCACGCAAGGGCGCCACGCCCGGCATGTAGGGATACTGGTTGTGGCCATCGGCCATGGCCTTGGTCACCAAGGCGCATAGCGCGGGGTCTGGATCGAAGTCAGGAAAGCCCTGACCCAGATTGATGGCCTTGTGTTCGATGGCCAGGCGGCTCATCACGGTGAAGATGGTGGTGCCGACGTCGGGAAGTTTGGATCGGATCATGGTGGACGCGAAGATGAACGCTGGATGGCAAAGAAAGTATTCGTAAGTATCCCACTAACTCATAATTCGTTTTTCTTATGTGCATAGATTGGACAGGACGGTGGGTCAGAACATGTTGTTGAGGGTGGCAGGCGGTTTGTTGATTGCGCTGGCCGGCGCATTGCTGGCCGTGTGGGCCCACATACCCTTGCCCTGGATGTTGGGCGCGCTGTTGGTTACCGCAGCGACACGGATCGCGGGGCTGGGCACCGCGTGCCCGCGGCCGGCGCGCAACGCAGGGCAGTGGGTGATAGGCACATCGCTCGGGCTTTACTTCACGCCCCAGGTGATTGGGCACATCGGCGCGAACGCGGGGCCTATTGTTGCGGGCATGTTGTTTGCGCTGGGGTTGGCCTTCATGGGCACGGCGATGTTGCGCCGGTACACCGACGTAGATTTCAAGACCGCCTGGTTCTCATCGGCGATTGGCGGCGCCAGCGAAATGGCCAGTCTGGCGGAGCGCCACGGCGCGCGCATTGATCGTGTGGCGACGGCCCACAGCGTGCGCGTGTTGCTCGTGGTGGTGACGGTGCCGTTCATCTTTCAATGGTGGGGCGTGGCGGGTTTGGACCCCACTGTGCCCGGGCCGCGGGATGTTCATGGCGCCGGTTTGGTTGCGCTGGTGGCCTTGACCTGCGTGGGCGGGCTGGCCTTCATGAAGCTGCGATTGCCTAACCCTTGGGTGTTGGGGCCGATGCTGATCGCCATGTTGCTGACGTCCAATCGCGTGGAACTGTCGGGCTTGCCGGAATTCGTGCCAAAAGTTGGCCAACTCTTTATCGGCTGGTCGCTGGGCGATCGGTATCGGCCTGACTTTTTTCGCGCTGCGCCGCGCTTCATGGCGGTCGTGGCAGCCTTCACGGTAGGCGCACTGGCGCTTGCATTCGGACTGGGCGCATTGTTGTCGCTGTGGTCGGCGGCACCCATTCCGACGCTGATTCTTGGCACGACCCCGGGTGGTATCGCCGAGATGGCAATTACTGCGAAGGTGCTGCAATTGGGCGTTCCGGTGGTCACCGCATTTCACGTATCGCGCATGGTTTTTGTCGTGCTTGTGACCGGTCCCATCTACGCGTTTCTGGCTCGCCGGCAGCGTAATTCCGCCTAGCGGTACTACCGGCCGAGTCAGAAAAAAGCGACATTGGGGTAAACAACAATATGAGTCGGTATTGCCGGATGAGTATGCTGATTCCGCAGTTGATTCAAGCAGCGCGCGGACTCGTTCTGTTGCTTGACGGCAGGCGGGAACGCAGCAGCAACGCAGGTACTACTACCGGTCGTTCAGTTCTCACGGCGTCCTTGATTCATTGCATTTCGACATAATCACAGGACGCTAGAAAAATGGCTCAGAAGGGCAAAGTTAAGTGGTTCAACGCTGACAAGGGTTACGGTTTCATCACGCCGGATATCGGCGGAACCGACGTTTTCGCACACTTTTCCGCCATCCAGGGCCGCGGCTATCGCAGCCTGAACGAAGGGCAGGAAGTCGAATTTGAAGTTAAGGATGGTCCGAAAGGACCTCAAGCGGCCGAAATTCGCCCGCTTTAAATCGGGAAATCCCAATTTCCCGTTTGCCAGGTCCGACCTGGCTGCAACGCCCCAAGACCTTCTGGTCTGGGGCGTTGTTTCATTTGGGACGCGCAAAGAGCGGCGGCTCAATCCCAGGAGTTAGTGTTTACTAACTTAGCCATTTACCCTTGGATAAGTCTGTGGATAATTATTTTTGGGCATGAGCATTTTAATGATCAGTAATGAAGCAGATGCATCGCTGATTGCATAGTTTTGCACAGATTGTGCAGTGAAAAATCTGATCCCGCAGTGGCTCTATTTCTGGTTTCCATTGAATGGAGTGTTCCCCTGCATTCACCGGCAAAACAGGCCTTTCCCTAGGGAAAACGGGCATTTAGCATGATTTTTCACATGAATCTTTTGATGTGCGCGCGTTAGTGTTGATTATCGCCGGGATGCTCGGACCTCAATTTTGGGGCCAGTGAAGCAAGGTTGTTCACAAAGATATCCCCACCCAGGTTATGCACAGAATTCGACGTTTGGGGTCGAAAAATCGACCTCTCAGCCTGTGGATAGAAATGGGGATACTGATCGTTCGAGACGCTCAATCCGGGTGGTTGTGATGAGTGCGTGAGATTTTCACACCGCTACTCGACGTCACTTGAACGCAGGCGTTGGCTGGAATCTGAGAACTCCTTAAAAGGAGCATTCCGAGTTTTCCACAGGGTTCACATGAAATCCGGCGTATCCGCCAAATGGATGATGGCGCGCCAGCTGGCGCTCAAGCAAGATGTTTGTTCAGTCAAAGGATTGAAAGACTTCACTTGAAGACGGCAAAACCTTTCACGACCAGCGCGTGAAAAAATACTCGGATAACTTTGGGGATAACTTGCCTGATCATCATTTACGCGCGGTTTGACTGGCCGAATACGAGGTAGTTCCAAACGAATTTATTAACAGCCAGACCCACGGCGTAATTCGTTTAGCGAGTCGATAGTTGAATGTTATCCACAAAGTTTTCCACGGTTTTTTCCGCTGTTCGATAGACGCTGCAAGGCCGACGTAAAGCACGTTTGCAAGCCCGTCGCGCGTGCCGGCTGGCATGCCTATTGCCCTATGAGGATCGTTGTTTATTTGTGCGTTTTCGACGATCTGAGCGGTTTGCAAGGAGCGTCGAAATTCACCTGGCGGCGGCGATCAAATTCCCGTTAGATTTCTGAGTTATCCCCAAAGTTGTTCCACGTGAATTCGGCTATCCGCGAGCGGACAATTGGGGCTGCTTGTTGATAACAATGTGCAGAACTCATAGGCTGCAGTGAAGGCGACTTTTTGACTCCCAATAAGATATCCACCGCTGCGTGTGAATAAATCATCGGCTGGTATTTGCGTCGTCGATTTGGATAATTTCTATTTTTTTATTTTTGCTCATGGCGGCGGCCGTTTGATTTTGAGGCGCCAAAGACTCTTCTGTCTGTGCCCGACTTTGAATGTTGGTTCGTCATTCAAGCTCCCTGTGTTCAGAGGTCCGGCCTTATCCGCGTTAATCGGCTTATCACGGACGTGTGATTTCACATGAAAATCCAAAAAAATTCATCGTTTTTGGGGTAAGGGGTAGGGTAGGGTGGAAAAAATCATTTTTTTTCATCCAGACTCTTGTTCGTTCGATCGACTAAGAAGATGGCGGCAACCCTCGATTCGAAGTTCTCTCGCTCGCCCAACTCCTATTTTTGAAAGCTCAACCGTCTTCCGGAAGACTAGGAGTGGACCGTTGGGCTACGAAAATTTATTGAAAGTAGTGTTTCACGTGAAACGCAGGGTGCAGAATCGCATCTGGCTTCGGATGTGTTTCACGTGAAACCTGCGATCGCCGGCTAATTTGAATATCGAGTTGGCAGCGTTGAAACCAGTTCAAATTGTGGAGAAGGGCGGTGTTTCACGTGGAACACCTACCCGTGTGTGCCTGTGGAACTCTCGCAAATCAACATCGTTTGGCTGTCTTTAGTTGGGGTGCAGCGGCTAGGGCTACGCTGGGTCTGGTGTTCCACGTGAAACATCGACGGGTCTGAGCAGCCGCTTCTCTGCCTGTTCTCGTTCGCGCCGTGAATGTTTCACGTGGAACACGGACTACTTGCGCAGGTGCGTTCGACAACGATGGGGATGGGTAGGTGCATATGTTCCACCTGCAACATCACAATCGCGTGCGCCTATAGGCCTGCTTTTGGATACCGGCACTTCGTTTATATAGAGTGTTCCACGTGGAACAAGACAGCCTTGCGTAGTCGAGGTCAACTGCAAGCTATGTGCTATCCGCTAATGTTCCACGTGGAACACTTTGACTCTCCACGACCCCTTCTTGTGCGAGGGAAGGGTGAATTGCTATACACCTATGTTTC of Achromobacter seleniivolatilans contains these proteins:
- a CDS encoding AbrB family transcriptional regulator — protein: MLLRVAGGLLIALAGALLAVWAHIPLPWMLGALLVTAATRIAGLGTACPRPARNAGQWVIGTSLGLYFTPQVIGHIGANAGPIVAGMLFALGLAFMGTAMLRRYTDVDFKTAWFSSAIGGASEMASLAERHGARIDRVATAHSVRVLLVVVTVPFIFQWWGVAGLDPTVPGPRDVHGAGLVALVALTCVGGLAFMKLRLPNPWVLGPMLIAMLLTSNRVELSGLPEFVPKVGQLFIGWSLGDRYRPDFFRAAPRFMAVVAAFTVGALALAFGLGALLSLWSAAPIPTLILGTTPGGIAEMAITAKVLQLGVPVVTAFHVSRMVFVVLVTGPIYAFLARRQRNSA
- a CDS encoding response regulator — protein: MRILLIEDEAELARWLSRSLARHAGFVVEWADDGLVAERRLAVEEFDAVILDLGLPGMDGHTLLAKIRARDDRTPVLVLTARDSLAEKIGTLHQGADDFLPKPFVVEELEARLIALIRRSRGREHPRLALGNLVFETASQKFSVLGQTLQLSPREHAVLRVLIQKSGEPINKQQILDRILTDDADINLEAIEVLVHRLRKKLADTDVQIVTMRGMGYCLENLVDN
- a CDS encoding Bug family tripartite tricarboxylate transporter substrate binding protein — translated: MQTSQKLRLAALAALGAITLSLGAAQAADEPRRPECIAPAQPGGGFDLTCRLATEGLKQSGALKSTMRIVYMPGGIGAVAYNNIVAQHPNEPGTIVAFSGGSLLNLAQGKFGKYNVNDVRWLAAIGTDYGVAVVRNDSPYTDLKSLMDAFKQDPTKIVLGAGGTVGSQDWMKAALTAKAAGVDFKKMRFVAFEGGGEAVTALRGGHIQAYMGDAAEAFTMLEGGAPIRVLAVFNDQRLPGKLSTVPTAKEQGYDIVWPIIRGFYVGPKVSDSDYQFWVNAFNQATAAPQFEKLRQQQGLFPFNKTGPELDAYVKNQVKVYGELADSFGLIKK
- a CDS encoding ClcB-like voltage-gated chloride channel protein, which codes for MAREIRSRKWAWLNALRGRLLADNLPATLCAAALMGLFGALATVVFRELLDWTQMVLGGEDAPHGMVSLARGLDPWQRFLIPAVGGAIAGVILQMAAKWLPKRGAADYMEAISIGRGVIGFRQTIARSVSSIFSIGSGASIGREGPMVQLAAMFSSLTGRFLLLPPRHLRLLVACGATAGITSAYNAPIAGALFISEIVYGVISTATLVPLVVSSVVANIVTRQILHYDAVFHMPHFEFVSGWEVINYLGLGVIAGLAAPQFLRFLDASRLVFGRLPFPLWARMALGGLVVGALSVINPQVWGNGYSVVNSMLHTQWAWQAVAAILLMKIVATAASVGSGAVGGVFTPTLFVGAALGALYASGLHALFPAGDLSAVSSYAVVGMGALLAATTYAPLMSILMIFEMTLSYEVMLPLMLACISAYVIAHRIRPESVYAKSLASNRLAQFRIENSSNTKSE
- a CDS encoding tripartite tricarboxylate transporter permease, translating into MSGILDHLSIGFGVAFSLTNLLVAAIGSFIGTMVGVLPGLGPVNGVAMLIPIAFAMNLPPETALILLAAVYVGAEYGGRITAILLNVPGEASAIMTTLDGYPLARQGLANVALSLSAWSAFFGAIVSVVGIILLAPMLAKWALAFGPAEYFVLMIFAFCCLTSLLGKQPVKGVLAAMIGLSISVVGVDANSGVYRYTFESVHLADGIDFVVVVIALFAVSEMLEMLEKVMAGHSVEVKPSGRKLFNLKEMAFTWWSVVRSALVGFGVGVLPGAGASVAAAVAYSQEKRIIEAKDPDAKFGKGDMRGLVAPEAAATASAIGSFVPMLTLGVPGSGTTAVMMGALTLYNITPGPVLFETKPELVWGLIASLFVANVLLFIMNVPLVRFFSKVLSVPGWLMVPGILCISYIGVYAINAGTFDLLLVAGIGALGYFLRKFGVPMAPLVLGVVLGNMMEQNLRRALSMTDGDVGVLFASPVSMALWAGAAAVVVVPQVLRRVRRARKVAAGAA
- a CDS encoding cold-shock protein, coding for MAQKGKVKWFNADKGYGFITPDIGGTDVFAHFSAIQGRGYRSLNEGQEVEFEVKDGPKGPQAAEIRPL
- a CDS encoding tripartite tricarboxylate transporter TctB family protein, with the protein product MNDRILGIGALALAAFMTAAGWGIEAPFAYEPVGPRAFPLLLAAIIGLCGLWLVYKGGHRTEANPPGANARIALMMAFTVAYAFLFQWLGFVIATSLMTIFVGRLFGGGWVKCAIGGVVMSLFFFVLFDKVLDVVLPGGLLETLI
- a CDS encoding sensor histidine kinase, with amino-acid sequence MTTRSPKKIAFFSAKKRNRTLKTQLLWWLIPTLVLVMMGALWLSNHQLRNQIDNAYDRSLSGALRAIDHNISTASGGLAMEQPYLMLEFFELTANGSVFYRVATEDELAEIGHPGLPMPAEPLISGEPRFFYATYQGTPVRVAALARPMDPPLYANKGGRVIVQVAEGLDSRQAFLHQVLLRSVERDLAVILISVLVIILGVFMALRPLERLRQEVEGRSGDDLSPVSASDMPGEVLPLVAAVNLHMARFAAQARVQSQFLDDASHQLRTPLSVLRTQTAFALRETDPQEVRTALLAMQEGLDRAVRTTNQMLALARAKDASLADGGVMPEPVDLVDLADGVIRTLLPAARARQLDIGLEAHQRPVFVSGADWLLREAVSNLVDNAIRYTSHGGQVTVTVEADASQARLIVQDDGPGMSAEDIARACVRFRRGAAGKNKSGAGLGLAIVGTIAETLGAKLVLENRAPLPGLRAALVFSLKSASDAAPRHENGQS
- a CDS encoding pyridoxal phosphate-dependent aminotransferase, with the protein product MIRSKLPDVGTTIFTVMSRLAIEHKAINLGQGFPDFDPDPALCALVTKAMADGHNQYPYMPGVAPLREAIAAKTRELYGHAYDPETEITVTSGATEALMATVLAAVGSGDEVVVIEPCYDSYLPAIRLAGGTAVPVPLRAPTETDPYYRIDWQRVRDAITSKTRLLMLNFPHNPTGAVLEESDLDALEAIVRDTGVLLVSDEVYEHIVFDGKPHASVARRPLLAEHAFVISSFGKTYHTTGWKIGYCCAPRQLSAELRKVHQFMVFTVPSPMQFALAEFMRDPKPYLDLPAFYQEKRDRLSQGLAKTRFRPLPSPGTFFLLADYSQISKQNEADFARDLTVKHGVTVIPVSAFYRQPDAAESNHRIVRFCFAKKDATLDAALERLANV